A single window of Candoia aspera isolate rCanAsp1 chromosome 3, rCanAsp1.hap2, whole genome shotgun sequence DNA harbors:
- the SHCBP1L gene encoding testicular spindle-associated protein SHCBP1L, which yields MASSASDHQQKESGPKEEKGAAAASPGTAATPARKARGHRLFRLGGEEDPGEEEAGPLPREFPSYLGALTGREKVALYCDDLLKGCKAEDANEAVSKYLVEKLKMKQNWLGIWKTNPELFFVNSEEIPIPYIGVLVEVTCKLPRNPSANFSVSVLVAEPFSSNIANIPKQLVDEVLEDMDYCVPLLEVYPVEGQDSIVFDIAKALEIVRFFYDFLWRDWDDDENSETYAALMEERIKIWCDIQNGIIPAPIAHRFRRNLEKYKRMHLELIHYQSNIKEEPTAEEAVECWKKYYELIMLCGLLKIWEDLRLRAHGPLTPRILKRRKGHRDDGKTVTYIVAKTVTADVAKELSSDTVLQQNDNLNVALDRCYSGDNVLIFPGEYKSANLSMLTEDIIIKGVGKPEEIVIVSEPANESFVVSRAKNVKLMNITLLQQGTVDGIIVVESGHTVLENCILKCEGTGVCVLVGASLTVINSEITGAQGAGVELYPGSVATLEGSKIHHCNNFRTSNSSRGNLGGINIKVLPAPKLSMKNNHIYSNNGYGVTIIKPSEELHTTGEESLECEAAGDGEDSVSKLMQELSLQINANTLEDNIKGISIVN from the exons ATGGCGTCGAGCGCTTCAGACCATCAGCAGAAGGAAAGCGGgcccaaagaagaaaaaggagctgCCGCCGCATCCCCAGGCACGGCGGCAACCCCAGCTCGAAAGGCGAGGGGCCACCGTCTCTTTCGTCTCGGCGGGGAGGAGGACCCCGGGGAGGAGGAAGCTGGGCCGCTGCCGAGGGAATTCCCGTCCTACCTGGGAGCGCTGACCGGGCGGGAGAAGGTGGCGCTGTATTGCGACGACCTCTTAAAGGGCTGCAAG GCAGAGGATGCCAATGAAGCTGTGAGTAAGTATCTTGTGGAAAAGCTGAAGATGAAGCAAAATTGGCTTGGAATTTGGAAAACCAATCCAGAACTTTTTTTTGTCAATTCTGAAGAAATTCCCATACCATATATTGGAGTGCTTGTTGAG GttacttgtaaactgcccagaaatCCTTCTGCTAATTTCAGCGTTTCTGTATTGGTAGCTGAACCCTTTTCCTCTAATATTGCAAATATTCCAAAACAATTAGTTGATGAAGTGCTAGAAGATATGGACTACTGTGTGCCTCTTTTAGAAGTATATCCTGTTGAGGGACAGGATAGTATAGTGTTTGATATAGCCAAGGCTTTAGAAATTGTGAG atttttctaTGACTTCCTTTGGAGAGATTGGGATGATGATGAAAATAGTGAAACTTATGCTGCATTAATGGAAGAGAGAATTAAAAT tTGGTGTGATATTCAGAATGGAATTATTCCAGCTCCAATTGCCCATCGTTTTAGAAGAAATTTGGAAAAGTACAAGAGGATGCATTTGGAATTAATTCATTACCAAAGTAATATTAAAGAGGAGCCCACAGCAGAAGAAGCTGTTGAATGTTGGAAAAAATACTATGAACTAATAATGCTGTGTGGCTTGTTGAAAATATGGGAAGATTTACGTTTAAG GGCTCATGGACCTCTGACCCCAAGAATACTGAAACGTAGAAAAGGACACAGAGATGATGGGAAAACTGTAACTTACATTGTTGCAAAAACAGTGACAGCAGATGTG GCTAAAGAATTATCCTCTGACACAGTTCTTCAACAGAATGATAACCTAAACGTAGCTTTGGATCGCTGTTATAGTGGTGATAATGTGCTCATTTTCCCTGGAGAATATAAATCAGCAAACCTGTCCATGTTAACTGAAGATATTATTATTAAAG GAGTTGGAAAACCAGAGGAAATTGTGATAGTTTCAGAACCTGCTAATGAGAGTTTTGTAGTATCCAGGGctaaaaatgtgaaattaatgaatatTACATTGCTGCAGCAAGGGACTGTTGATGGAATTATTGTGGTTGAATCCGGACACACAGTTCTGGAGAACTGTATATTGAAGTGTGAAGGAACTGGTGTTTGTGTACTTGTCGGGGCTTCACTGACAGTTATAAATAGTGAAATTACCGGAGCTCAG GGAGCTGGTGTTGAATTATATCCAGGAAGCGTGGCTACTTTGGAGGGTAGCAAAATTCACCATTGCAATAACTTCAGAACTAGTAACTCTTCACGGGGTAATCTTGGTGGAATCAACATTaag GTCCTCCCTGCTCCTAAATTAAGTATGAAAAACAATCATATTTACAGTAACAATGGCTATGGAGTAACAATCATCAAGCCTTCTGAAGAGCTGCATACTACAGGAGAAGAATC